ACAGTTTACAACCACAGCATTTGTGATATttaaagaacaaagaacaaattTGAATGGTaagtaatgtaataaaaatatcaaatacatGAAACTGCTCATCTCAAGTATTCTCCCTCTGCTGCAATGCAATATCGTAACAGGCCTCTAGGCGGAAGCAACTCTCAATggggaaaaaaggaaaaggaCGATTTAGACATACCTTTACAAATGAAATAATAGTTTTCCACTGAATAATTAATAAGTAAATGTACTTATGTAACCTTCCACACATAGAGAAagggtttacaaaaaaaaaaaagaaaaaagaaacctaAGAAACAATTTCCACGCAGAAATTGCTAGTCAATATTACAGGCCATATTTTAAAGTAAAGACTAAACACAATTTGGTGACTTTAGTTAGAAATTCTCAAATAATGTTTACTTTTCAATACTctgtttaaagtcatttttattcacTTGTTGTTTGTACAATTTACTCAAGCAATGTAGCCTTTTATTTCAGTACTTTTTTAACATACTCAGTCATGTGGCACAGCATGACACACACAAGCCTTCCACATGGAAATGtaatgcatgctatgtagtctAGTATATAAGCAGACATCACCTTGTCAATGGCATTGGAAACAAGATTCAGAGCTGCGTGCGCAGACCTGAACACTTGATGCACAAATTACGATGACATAACTATCAgcagattatattttttataatgaacaGGTCATTTTTTAGTAGAATATAAACTTCAGACTCCACAAAACAAGACATTTACAAACGAAACAACTAAATCAACAACACAAATGGTGTAACCATGCAGGGCTGTAGCTAGAGGGGttaaaggtggtaatgattctaggggccacaggtccaggggggccGCAACAAagtctaaactgtattttttaataggaaaggggctcAAAGCAATATACAGTTAGGGGCCCCGGAATACCCAGCTACGGAACTGTAACCGTGCAAGCTCATATATCATTCAAGCCTGGTGCATCCTGGGAACACCAGCTAGGCCTactaaaagttaaataaaatgtacttagtTTATTTACCTGTCAAATTTACTCAAATCAGTGAATAaacatgacaaggttttctaGGATTGATACATGAAGGCGCATTGTTAAGAtaacaaacaattataaataatatgtatttaGAAGCTGGCtatgtttgaattgagtacaaatgtagaatttactttatATTTACAAGTTCACACTTTAgtttattcaatgtagaaagtacttcatCTTTTCTGccatatttacttcaccacaaaatatttttttcagcagcCCATACGCATAATGACACAGCTGTGAATAAACAGATGTGTCATTGTGCGTATGGGCAGCTGAAAAAGCAGAAGTTGCATTATACGCTTACAGGAAAGTATGCTTGGTTAATTGAAGTTTTTTTTCTCGTTGCTAGAAAAACCTTTGCGCCCATGCTTCAAGTTTGTTTTTTAATCGATATTAACTTTTTTCACCAGGCCAATGTTCTTATATTTTCTGCATACTTTGAATATGTATGGtacatatattaattaattaattaattaagaaaacattttaacTAGACTTATATACCCatagaacatttaaaaaacaaaaaccatcaaTATTcaccctccttgtttttttttcataggtGAAACACAAGATTGAGGGATGGGAGGACCAGTGTTGAATCTGGCATGCGTCTGACACCACAATAGGAGAAAAAggcaggtgaactgaaatagcGCACATTGGTTCCTCAATCAAATTCTGCATGAAGAGATACCATATAGGCCTTCTTAAAAGTATATACTTTTTATACTAACACTACTCACTTTCATAGTACATACTGTAAGTGTGTAGTGTTTAAGTAGGCAAACTGGATGCAGTCTCGGCTTAGATGGCACACCGATAGAGTTTACTTTGACTTATCTTCACAAACTGCTATTTTTAATGCATCAAACAGATGCCTTACTCCTTTTGAAAACATGCAATGGAAAACATGTTGGAAATTGGTGGCAAGGCAATACAACACAAGGTACTAAGGCATCTCTTCCTTTGACTTCCATTCATGTTTTGGACCCTTAATGGGGATCACATGGTGTTACCAGTAATTGATCAAAATATCTTCTGACAGTCTTTTAGGCTCTGTCCCAAATTACAGCTCAGTTATttgccattttaatttttttaaagatgaataAATCAATGTTTTTCAATAGTTGTCCAATAATCGAAAGGACAGAATGTGGGGTCCAAGTCCCCTTTGTTGCAGGGGGCTACAGGCCCCCCCTTTAAAACAcattgtatgtatatgtatatatatatatatatatatatatatatatatatatatatatatatatatatataattttttgaataatgcttaaagtgggctcacattgactgatccagtcACAatagagattcatttgtttatagaataggCCTATTTGAGATGTTGTGAAATGTCAAATGTATCGACATTTTACAGGAAatggtgcacccttttctgaagtggttattttaaaTAAGCAACATCTTAATTTCTTGCGGTCTCAAAATGATTTGTACAAGTTGACAAATTCTGCCCTGCAACTATTGCCACAATATCTACACTAATAGTTTTCTAAAAGCTACAGATCACTCTAGGACAAACTGAGAGAAGCAAAgtattttcaagtctttttttgaCAAtcttgttgtttattgtaataagTATTGCATTTTAACTCACAGCTAGAATCagagtgcatgtttacaaagaatggccACAAGTTCAACAGGACCTCTGTTCTCCCCAGGTGGAAAAGCTTCACTTCTAACAGACCCCTTTACCCAAGTCTCTCGACAGGGGTTATATTCACCATGCATCTCGAAACAGATGCCGTGTCAGAATCAGTTTCGCTTTATTTCCTTACATCGGAGTGATTGATATCAGAGACGTGGGAAAGCTGATCCCAGACCAGCACCACTTCTCTAGAAGTCTCAAGGTGGAGGGACATGGGCTATTCTTATCAAAAACAAAATCAGCACAGGCATCTCAGTATGGGCCCTGGCTTTAAATAGTGCAGATTTAtaatccagaaaaaaaaaaaaacaatataaatgaaAAGGAGAGACAATAGAATAGATGAAATAAAAGAAGCAACATGACAAGAGGTGTTCTTCTGTGGTTTGGCCTGGTGTTAAGAGAGAGCACCACTTTCAGACTAACACATATGGGACGTTCAGCAGCCATTAGCAGATGTCTGTACTGCTCTATCACAGGCAGAACAATTCCAAATTAGACTTGGCTTTCATACGCACTAAAAAAGCAGCTCTGCATTTAAGTAAAATCACAGACTGATCGAGGGAGAACAAGGGAAAAGGACTGGGAGGGGAATGCCTTCAAAGATCTGACGAATGAAATAAGTTACCCTCTTCTCCGATACCGGATCAAGGAGTGAAAATAAATATGTCTTGAGGAAAGTGGCTCAATTCTGAATGctccccccccaccccacacacaaagaaataataataataaaaaaataaaatagttaacaTACAGTACAGCGGGAAGCAGGACTTTGAAGCGCATGACAAAATCGACGATTTTGACGCACATGTGCCGCTCGTTCCACGTCCACAGCATGCGAtactgggtgattctcacaaaaacaTATCTGAATAATGTCCTAGTCATATTTTACCTCGTCATTTAAAGAAATAAACGAGGAACAATATATTGCATATCAAAAATGAGGTCTATTTTTAGAGCcgttaaagtgttagttcacccaaaaacgaaatttctttaatgatttactcaccctcatgcatcccggacatgtatgactttctttcttctgtagaacacaaatgaagatttatagaagaatatttcagctcttttggttcatacaatgcaagtgaatgggtgtcaaaatgtttaagctccaaagcACATAAATTACTCAtaaaagtctccagtggttaaatccatgacttgaGAAgtaatattataggtgtgggtgagaaacagatcaatatttaaaaaaaaaaaaataattattcttctccctgcccagaagggggcaatatgcatgaagaatgtgaatcaccaaaaacacaagaatgtagaagatttaatgtaaaaaaggacttaaatatgaatctatttctcaccaacacctattatatcaccacctattatggattacatttatgcagacttgtgtgatttttggtgcttcaacattttggcacccattcacttgcattgtatgaaccaaaagagctgaaatattcttctaaaaaagttcagcagatgaaagaaagtcatacacatctgggatggcatgcgggtgagtaaattatgagagaattttatttttgggtgaactgtccctttaagacttctTGCGTTGTGGTGTAATTTTTGACATTAACGCACCTTTTACCcctccaattctcattaccataccacaatgcaaaaaatgatGGTCATCATTataatattctcattaccgcaaaaaggaaaagaaaaatatattaaatacattgtaAAGTATTTCTCCATCATTGCAGTACTTTTACTGATTTTAAAAATCAGtgtacaacagcatcttttttactgtaattcagtattaaaaaaatatgctaTGGTAATAAGAATCATCATCgcaaaacaatgggaatagtcaAATTATCTGGATGCGTTAAAGTAATGACAATTGGTGAGTAACttgaaaatgatgtcacaatgttaataatcttaatggtcctaaatgtcaGCTTCATTTTcttaatactatatatatatatatatatatatatatatatataattgcattTTCAACAGTGTGGGCTTAAATATGCCCAGGATATTTTCTTAactggttttgtgagaatcaccctacTAGTAGTGGAATGCctttcagctttaaaacaaatacaattataaacaaaaattgaataaataaagagTGCTACTCAAAGGGTAGCATGCCTTTAGCAGAGGTCCATGCTTTGGCGTTCACTCGTTCAGTTGTTCGTTCTTGTGTGATCGATTTTAAGTACTTCAGTGTGTTGGTTTTCTTatcatttgttgtttgttttttttgtcttttttttttttttttcaagaaagtcATAAAATTCCTCGGGCAGCCACAGAATTGAAACTACTGGACGTTTCATCCAGCATAATGAACTAATAATACATGCCACCATGAAAGACTTTCAGAGGAAGATAGTCAAtctttgcaaaaatataatttcaaatgcACAAAACACAAGACACACAATACAGCAACAATAGTTCTACCCATGGGTAACTACCTTTTTTTTCCAACTCAGTTTTTCAGTTcaactttaaatgtattaaactatTGTATTTATGTACAAAAGCGAGCAAGTTGGCATTGCTCTTTTGGACGGACACAAGGATTGTGTCTCAGAAGTTGGAGTGCTAATGTGTTGATTCTGACTACAGGAGTTTATTGCTTATTATTGCCAGGAGAAACATCTATTTAAACACGGGGTTGGTTTGACATGGCATCGGTTCTATGGAGGGCTCTACGCAGTCGAGTGCAAGATTGCTTAGTTGTAGCTGCTGTGTGGAGATGAGGTCCACAATTTAAATGCACCAATATTCCCACAGCCATGGGATTGTTGTGTTTCCTTGTCTTTGATGAAACAGCAGATTTATCTGCATGACTGGTTTTGTGTCACATAGCACCAATGACAGTCCTTGTTGCTGCTTAGCAGcgatgtaaaaacaaaacaaaacataccaGACAAAAATGAAACCAGATACGGGGCTACTTGTGATGATATTGAGCACAGGTGTACCAATTTGTAGATTTCGTAAGTTTTGCCGAATGTTTAACCAGTGACCAGTTCACGACCCGTGCATGTAAAGAATCAACAATCAagggtttgaaataaaaaaaaacatataactttttttttatacaattcagCTTTccttttggagaaaaaagggtttCGACACTGATATTTATCAGTCTAATGCGTCATACACTCTTCCATTCAGGGATAAAACCATCTTAAAACTTAATTAAATCACAATCACAGATTGTTTCCATCTCATTCATATTCTCTCGgatacattcacaaacattaaacaacaaatCAGGCATTTTACTTAGGGTGGGCTGTGTTCTGGTCACCTGACTTCAATGAGAGTCTCTGATTGGTCAAGGAGCGATAGGTGGCAAGGAGACAGGACTCATTTTGAGGGCTGggacagtgtgtgtatgtgtgtgtgaagtggcgcttgttttaTGAGCTGAAGGCCAGTTTGATGCTGCAGGAGGAGTAGCCCTCATCGCTGGCAGTGCTCTGTAGACTGCTGTGGTCGTCCAGATCGCTGGTGCTGGCTGTACTGACGCTGTCGAGCTCTCCATGAGAGAACTCTGTGCTCTCCACGTCCACCTCCATCTCTTCTGTTTCCAAAGAGAGAGAACATTTTTGATTTACTGTGTAACAGATTAAGTGCATCACATGATACCAAATACAAATGCCACAAGAACCATTCTGAAAGTTAAGTAAATTATTCAATGTAATTTTTCGCTCaatttgttatgctgataatattacaaatatatatatattttttttataatttttttttattattagaaaatggaaaatagaagcattttcattcAGCATCAGATGCAGACAATAATATTTGAAAGCAGAAAATATTTATTATCTATTTTCCAAGGCTTTTGGTCAATTTCAGTCTTATATCACACTGGCTGATATAAGAGTCTTTAAATAGTGTATGTGCATTTTGGTTAATGCAGACCCCATACCTTGGTCTGAGTCGGAGCGGTAGGATTGCTCTGAGCAGACAGTGGAGCCTACGCTGTCAGTGCGTATCCTCTCTCCCTCCAGCACACCCCCGCCGCCCCGCAGCAGGTCCAGACGCCTCCGAAGGTGACGCTGCTCTCGCTCTAAATTATCCAACTGATACTGAGACTTGCGCTCCACTTCCTCCAGTTTCTATGAGAAGACAAATAACAATGACTCATGGATCATTACTGAAAATCACTAAAAACATCCACAGGAAATCACGGTGAACTGCTGTATCAGTAAACACACATCCATCAAAACAAAATATTCTAAGAGTTCCCATACTTTTTGACCCATTCATTTCCATGAGCTTTCCAGtcgtgcatgtttacattttgctcGCAAAGCGGACATCACTATGATAATTACTATGAAatctttattaataaataaacattcaatAAAACAGCAGGGAATAACTGAAGGTGAGGCATGATTGATAGTggtgtgtccatgtgtgttttGTCAAGCTGATGGCTGTTTACTACAGATTTGAACCCAGTTTGGATCAATAATCCTTCCACACGTGACTCTGCTGACCCCGTAATGCATTACGCTAGAGTGCAATACAGCATGACCCCCAGCTAAAaccacatatgcacacacacacacgtgcacacacacataactgGTTGGGAGAGCTTAACCTGTTATGGGAGGGAAAAACCAGTAGGACATCAGAAAGAAAAGCAAAACTAAAATAAAGGGTTATCATCACATGCATATTTTAAACAATAGGTATCTTCTGTCTATAGTGGTAGAGAGAGATTTTACAATAAAGCTTTGGAGTGAGCGAAACTCGTATGTCACTTCCGTAAGAGATTTAACTCTGAAGTATCTGCGTGGTTTCaatgtgttgtggctatttcatTGCGtgtatatgaaaatgtatttttcgaATCCAGGATCTGTATGTTTTGGCTAATGGTCGACCGATTTAGATTTTTCCAATGGCCATTGTCAATAAATAGACAGATATAAAtgtcttaattaaaataaaaatgtcaagaaGAGATATCTGTATAGGACAAAGCATACTAAGGTTTTTTCACGTGCTGGTACGTCTTGCACACAGTGGGATTAGGGCTGTGCCTATACAATAACATATTGTATATTGCAATACATTTTCTCACAATATGGTATAAATTCTTTAGATCCATATATCGATACGTTTACTCAGCGATTTGTGTATACATGTCCAACAGTTAAATAACAAAGAAGCAGGTTGTTAAATAAGCACAAATTCTTAGGGTGCATCCCAAaacgcacacttctgcactattctacgcaATTTTGTAGTGTTAGTAGTGTGAGTGGTATGTACAACTTAAATGCAACGGTGTACTACAAATTCCCAGATGAAGTACTTCTTCAACCAAAAtaacggagtgtggaatgttggacactttgtTCAAATGTGAGTAGAATGCTTTACCATTACCCCAAGCTGTGTGAACGTCTTCATTATTTGAGATATACACttagtgaccactttattaggtacacctgtacacctacttatttacgcgattatctaatcagtcaatcatgtggatgcagtgtaatgtataaaatcattcagatacgggccaggagcttcagttaaatttcacatcaaccatcagaatggggaaaaatatgatctcagtgatttgaaccacggcatgatttttggtgtcagatgggctggtttgagtatttctgtaactgctgatctcctgggattttttcATGCAGTTTAACGGAAACAACAGATGCAAACTCACACTGACCACAGGAGCACCACAGGAGCACCACAGTTCAATGTGTCAGAGCTGCATAAACCGCTAGGTCGTAGCTCTGATATAATTAGCTTAATTTAGGAGCAACAGACTTGATGGGAGGTCCTTACCAGTACATGTGcacaagtgtgagtgtgtttacctTTATGTGTGATTTGGCCTTGTTGAGCAGTCCAAGTGTGGTGTGACGGCTGCAGTCTGGTCCCAGTGGGATGAGAGTCTTCAATCGCTCCAGACACAGACGGAGGTGGGCTCGACTGAGGACACGAGAAAACAGAAGTGTCAGCCtgatgcatacatacatacatacacacacacacaccctgaaaCTAACCTGCCGTGACCATGTGGTTTCGAGGTGAAAATTTacagacaaaacattttacaagacAATGGAGCCTTCTCCACCTTAAACAGAAAGTACTCATGCACACCCACACATCCAATTGGCaactaagggatagttcacacaaaaaatctgttgtcatttaatcacccttatgtcGTTCTGAACCAGTATGACAAACAAATATCATGttaggtaaataaataaatgacagtattttcattttggggtgaacgatccctttaaaaaGTTGCCCTCTAGGAAGTGCTTGAGGTTGTATCCATTCGGAAGTGGAGGTGACCTGAAAAATCCCCCTCCCAAAGAATGCCCAATACCGTAGATTGCTTTTACAAGACATGCAGACATTCTGTCTGCATTCTACAAGAGTGCAGACAAGAACACGCTTGCGTGTGAGTGATCAGTACCAGCGAATGCACTTCCAATTCTCTTATTGAAGCTTTTCAACCCTTATTCTGTTGAATTTCATTCTTATCTGCAATGAAGATGGCTGCTCTGTGCCTTttacacatacacgcacatacacactgtctgtctgccctGTGACAATGGCAGTAGATTTATCACAAGCCTTATCACTATACGTCTGAGGACCATCAGGAGGGTACTGTTATCAGTACACCTGTCACGTAGGCGTTCCACTGTCTGCCTCAATATGCATGTAGACGTTGATTGACCAACATAGTGCATTAATGGCTATGAGAGTCTTTTAGCAATTTGTAATAATGGTCACAGACCTCAAGTTTGTCTACACCAAACTCAACCCACATCCTATTTCAAATAGCTTTAAAATACTTCTCAAACTATCCCCAAACAGCTCCCATGTCATCTGTCTACAAACACGATGGATGTCAGGTCATGCACAACAGTGCTTGATGGAAGCCTGTATATCTTCATTTGTTTGCCTTAGTCTGTGTGTGTGGCATGATAAATGGCTTTGTTTGAGTCACCAGACGGAGTCCGTGCCAAACAACAATCACTATGTCTGTCGTCTCGCTGTCAAACCGaaaaacaacatacagtatacttaCCTAATTATGACGTCATAGCAGGTCACGCAACAAAACACTTTAGTTTCTACGGTACTTAAAAAAAGACCTTTGGCCATACATAAAGCAAGGTggattaacaaaacaaaaacaagtacATGTGCACACTCAAACACTGGACATAAAATGGTATAGGTAATGTtgggtgtgtttctgtgtgtttgtattaCTATGAATAACCTGTGGTGTTATCGACTATCCAAATGCAACAAGATTATGTAACATGTTAGCAAGAGCTTTGACAAACTACACACGGTACACAATTGCATCGTCTTAGAATGAACCTTGATAGTCGTGGGTGTGAAAAATCTGTGCTTCAAATCTGGTCAAGTTCTGGCTCTGGTAGATTTGCAGTTGTACACTCCTCTGCATTAGTCATATAGAGAACTCTATACTCGGTATAATAATAACTCAAATCAAAAGCGTGCTTCTTAGGTTAGAGCATGTTCAGGCTTGTTCTCACTCACAACCCCGGAAAGACTATTTTTTATGACCAAATGTTTTCACGTGCACTTTAAAATGACACAATCTGCAGACACATAAGTTCATAGAGAATACATTTGAACAAACCAAGATGATCTAATACAGAAAGACAGAATGATGGATAGATAGTGATAGATATAACGAGTGATTGAACAAATGATTCATAGAAAGAACGTTAGATAGTGAGATATAGagcgatagagagagatagacaaaGAGCTAGATCGATGCATAGAGCAATAGAGTGCTGGATACAGACAGTGATAGAGCGAATGTTAGAGCAACAGAGTGACAGAGCAATAGATAGAGCATTAAAACGAACATAGATAGTGACAAACAATAGCGCAATAGATATAATGATAGATAGAGCGaacaacagatagacagacagaatgaacaaTATTGATAGTGATAGTGATGGATAAATAAGATCTACATTAGAACAAAATTCACTATCTCTCCATCAACATCTTCTAACCTTTTACCACCATCCCTCGCTCCTGACGTGGCAGCAACACAGATGCATGACCACAGGCCAGACAGAGTAAGAAAAGAACGGAAGTGCACTTTAGATTGTCTTTTGTTGCTCGATGCCACTGATTTAGCCTACATAGCAGTGGTTTGCTTAGTTTTCTTCACCTTAATCTCAACACCAAGATCATATCAAAAGGTGAAGAGGGTTTTAAGGGTGGGTgtagacaaaaacacacaaacacgcgtTTAAGGGGGTTGTTGTTTCTTGCTCTTGTGGGTTCAGAGACAATGATTGTTCACTGTGTTTGAGGTCTGCACAAACACCCCTCATGTCGTCTTGCGAGTCCACGTGAGCTCAAACCTGGCGGCGCCAAATCTGGTGGCCGTCTATATACTAAGCGCATTAAAACCACAAGAGCATTTCAAGACAAGTGTTTTAATGGTTGCATTTTGACCAATTGGTTCTGCTTTTGTAATGCTGGGTTGTGTATGGAACAAGGTATTTCTGaggaaaaaacacaaatgaacacTATATCAGAGAATACGGGTAACTGAAGGACTGTGGAAAACATGTTATCCCGTCTGCTCTGTTCTCTGAGGAGTGTGGGTTTTATTAGGGGGTGTAAACGCTTGCCCCAGATTCCGCTTGGTTTATTGGTAAATAATGAATGGAGCTGGCATAATGTGATGGGGTTGACATTTTAATAACTAATGTTAAGGTCAAGAGGGTGTCGACACGTTCCCTAATTGCAATCTGTAGAGTTTTATGAATTTTCCAGCACAATCAGTGCAGAAAATTTGTCAAAAGCACACAGATTTTTTACAGGTTCAGCTATTAGgcatgtgtatatacagtacataaatctGTGTGCATATAAAAACACACCAACTGTTTAATCAGTGGCAAGAAACAACCAGAACCAATCGGCAATCAGCACCTTAGCCTGTGCAGCAAGCTAAATTCTGCACCGATTCTTGCACCGATGAGGAAACGCACCTAAAACACAAGCTTCATAGGGAGTGTCCACAGTTCATTTGGAGCcctgtttagacgttatgattcTTCGAGTAAGCACACAGAGTGCATCATGTCTACATGTAAAGTGTGCCACAGGCGAGGACGTATTTAAAGCAGCACAAGCATGTAATATAGATGAAGCACGGAGCAGTCGCATATGAAGGCATGGATGCAACAAAGCAATGCAAGTACTGTACATTCACATGCTAGAACAGCAAGGGTTGTTTCCAACAGATTTCCcatcttgtattttttttctccattgccTCACATGATTCCTTTGAACTGTCAGATCACATGTCCAGGTTTTGTAAACCAGTGCACATATTAATGAGCAAGA
This region of Xyrauchen texanus isolate HMW12.3.18 chromosome 48, RBS_HiC_50CHRs, whole genome shotgun sequence genomic DNA includes:
- the LOC127639922 gene encoding max-interacting protein 1 isoform X2 translates to MVRSERQRRDVKTEDLFMESETSLDQQDFEMSSYAFNNVFNSSDSSMINTFLKNVQVLLEAASFIESAEKKGGKCEHGYASTFPSIQHSSYQRQRKFRNKKYSNNHNRSTHNELEKNRRAHLRLCLERLKTLIPLGPDCSRHTTLGLLNKAKSHIKKLEEVERKSQYQLDNLEREQRHLRRRLDLLRGGGGVLEGERIRTDSVGSTVCSEQSYRSDSDQEMEVDVESTEFSHGELDSVSTASTSDLDDHSSLQSTASDEGYSSCSIKLAFSS
- the LOC127639922 gene encoding max-interacting protein 1 isoform X3, which produces MTAVLNIQRLLEAAEYLERKERECEHGYASTFPSIQHSSYQRQRKFRNKKYSNNHNRSTHNELEKNRRAHLRLCLERLKTLIPLGPDCSRHTTLGLLNKAKSHIKKLEEVERKSQYQLDNLEREQRHLRRRLDLLRGGGGVLEGERIRTDSVGSTVCSEQSYRSDSDQEEMEVDVESTEFSHGELDSVSTASTSDLDDHSSLQSTASDEGYSSCSIKLAFSS
- the LOC127639922 gene encoding max-interacting protein 1 isoform X1 — its product is MVRSERQRRDVKTEDLFMESETSLDQQDFEMSSYAFNNVFNSSDSSMINTFLKNVQVLLEAASFIESAEKKGGKCEHGYASTFPSIQHSSYQRQRKFRNKKYSNNHNRSTHNELEKNRRAHLRLCLERLKTLIPLGPDCSRHTTLGLLNKAKSHIKKLEEVERKSQYQLDNLEREQRHLRRRLDLLRGGGGVLEGERIRTDSVGSTVCSEQSYRSDSDQEEMEVDVESTEFSHGELDSVSTASTSDLDDHSSLQSTASDEGYSSCSIKLAFSS